The Armatimonadota bacterium DNA segment GCTACAAGCTGGACTTGCTGTCGTACACCAATGCCCTGTCGGAGCGCTTTGGGCGGGTGCGCGGCCAGCTCGACGCCGCCGCCAAGGACAAGCCCATCCCCGATCAGCCCGAGCGCCAGAGGCGCTGCCCTATGTGTGGCCTGGTGCTGGGGGTGGAGACGAAGGTGTGCCCGCGCTGCGTGCGCAAAGGGGCGGTGCTGCGGCGGCTGCTGCAATACGCTCGGCCCTATCGCGCGAGCCTGGTGCTGGTGGGCGCGCTGATGCTGGCCGCCGCCGGCTTCGGCCTGGCGCCGCCGTACCTGACCAAGATCCTGGTGGACCGCGTGCTCATCCCGCGCGCGGAGGCCCACCTGCTCGTCTGGCTGGTCGCCGGGCTGGCGGGCAGCAGCGTCCTGAGCACGATCATGGGCATCTGGCGCGGCCGGGTGGCGGCATGGGTGGGCGGACGCGTCAGCTTCGACATCCGCGCCCGGCTCTACGAGCGCCTGCAGTGGTTGTCGCTGCGCTTCTTTGATCAGCATCCGACCGGCGCCCTCATCTCGCGGTTGACCCAGGACTCCGGCGGCGTTCAGGACTTTCTCGCCTTCGGCCTGCCATGGATCGCCAGCAACGCCATCGGCGTCATCGGTGTGGCGGCCGCGGTTTTCGTCATCAACTGGCGGCTCGCCCTGCTGGCGCTCATCCCGGCGCCGTTGGTGAGCCTGCTCTCGCGCGCCCTGTGGCGCCGCATGCACCGGGCGTTCCACAGCTTCTGGTATCGCTGGGGCCGCTTCCACACGCTGATCAACGACGCGTTCTCGCGCATCAAGATCGTTCGTGCCTTCGCCCAGCAGCCGGCGGAGATCGAGCGCTTTCGGCTGCGCAACGCCGACTTGCTCGGCGCGTCCGTCTATGCCGAGCAGACGTGGGCGACGCTCATGCCCTTGGTGGGGATGCTGATTGCCAGCGGGTCGTGGCTGGTGTGGTACTTCGGCGGGCTGATGATTGTCGGCAGTCGCGGCCCCACGGTGGGCGACCTGATGGCTTTCCTGGCCTATCTCGCCATGCTCTACGGCCCCTTGAACGGCCTCACTCAAAGCGCACAGTGGATGTCGCGCGCGCTCACCGCCGCCGAGCGCATCTTCGAGGTGCTCGATGCCGAGGCCGACAGCGAAAAAGCCCGCGGCCATGTCGTGCCCGAGACCATTCGCGGCGAGGTTGAGTTCCGCAACGTTGTCTTCGGCTACGAAAAGCACCAGCCGGTGCTCAAGGGCCTCTCGTTCAAGGTCGCGCCGGGGCAGATGCTGGGTCTGGTGGGCAAGAGCGGCGCGGGCAAGAGCACCATCATCAATCTGCTGTGCCGCTTCTACGACGCGGACGAGGGGGAGGTCTTGATTGACGGCGTCAGCTTGCGCGACCTCGACCTATCATTCTACCGCGCGCGCCTGGGCGTGGTGCTGCAGGAGCCGTTCCTGTTCAACGGCACCATCGCCGAGAACATCGCCTACGGCCGACCCGACGCCACGCGCGAGGAAATCATGGCCGCGGCCAAGGTCGCCAACGCCCACGACTTCATCGTCAACAAGCCCGACGGCTATGACGAGCAGGTCGGCGAGCGCGGCGGCAAGCTGTCGGCGGGTGAGAAGCAGCGCCTCTGCATCGCGCGCGCGATTCTGCACGACCCCGCGGTCCTCATCCTCGACGAGGCCACCGCCAACGTGGACCTCGAAACCGAGGACCAGATCCAACAGGCGGTCGCGCGCCTGATCGAGGGGCGCACGACGTTTGCCATCGCGCATCGCCTGTCCACCCTGCGCAATGCCCACAACCTGCTGGTGCTGGAGGAGGGCAAGCTCGCCGAGTTCGGCACCCACGACGAGTTGGAGGAGAAGAAGGGCGTTTACTATCGCCTGCTGGACATCCATCGCAAGACTTCGATGATCAAGGCCGTGAGCAGATAGCTATGGATAACCAACAGCCGGTGCCATCTGTGCAGCCTGGCGAGCCGCCGACGCTGCGCTACCTCGACCCGGAACAGGTGCGCGTCTTTCGCAGCGAGGACGGGCGACTGCGGGCCACCATCGCCGACGAGCTCAGCATCCTCGCGCCGCGCTTCCTGCGCGTTCAGCCGCTGACAGACCCCGACCGCTACATCTCCATCCGCGAGGCCGACCCCAACGGCAAGGAGGCGGGGCTGCTGCGGCGCTGGCGCTCACTCGCCCCCGAGTCACGCGAGCTGGTGGGAATCGAACTCGACCGGCGCTACCTCTACCCAACGGTGCGGCGCATCCTGTCGGTGCGCAACTTCTGGGGGCTTGTCCAGTGCGTATTCGAGACCGACCGCGGGGTGCGCGAGGTGACCCTGCGCGATGTGCACGACAACGTCATCTACCTGGGCGAGGCGCGCGTCCTGCTCACCGACGCCGAGGGCAACCGCTACGACATACCCGACGTCGCCGCCCTCGACCCGGACAGCCGCGCCCAGCTGGCGCGGATAATCTAGTCAGCGTTGATTCGACAGGTGGGAAAACAACCGCCGATGGAAAAGAAGACCGCGATGACCAGCGCGGTCGG contains these protein-coding regions:
- a CDS encoding ABC transporter ATP-binding protein, giving the protein MAAADRLPEVIRKAVARAAPDAEIRVAAASDLGADGRYGERWLVLAGDRVLVLAPDGAEATTRVDLPLKDISEVVVDNLVGGGMLQAVVGGYKLDLLSYTNALSERFGRVRGQLDAAAKDKPIPDQPERQRRCPMCGLVLGVETKVCPRCVRKGAVLRRLLQYARPYRASLVLVGALMLAAAGFGLAPPYLTKILVDRVLIPRAEAHLLVWLVAGLAGSSVLSTIMGIWRGRVAAWVGGRVSFDIRARLYERLQWLSLRFFDQHPTGALISRLTQDSGGVQDFLAFGLPWIASNAIGVIGVAAAVFVINWRLALLALIPAPLVSLLSRALWRRMHRAFHSFWYRWGRFHTLINDAFSRIKIVRAFAQQPAEIERFRLRNADLLGASVYAEQTWATLMPLVGMLIASGSWLVWYFGGLMIVGSRGPTVGDLMAFLAYLAMLYGPLNGLTQSAQWMSRALTAAERIFEVLDAEADSEKARGHVVPETIRGEVEFRNVVFGYEKHQPVLKGLSFKVAPGQMLGLVGKSGAGKSTIINLLCRFYDADEGEVLIDGVSLRDLDLSFYRARLGVVLQEPFLFNGTIAENIAYGRPDATREEIMAAAKVANAHDFIVNKPDGYDEQVGERGGKLSAGEKQRLCIARAILHDPAVLILDEATANVDLETEDQIQQAVARLIEGRTTFAIAHRLSTLRNAHNLLVLEEGKLAEFGTHDELEEKKGVYYRLLDIHRKTSMIKAVSR
- a CDS encoding DUF1854 domain-containing protein codes for the protein MDNQQPVPSVQPGEPPTLRYLDPEQVRVFRSEDGRLRATIADELSILAPRFLRVQPLTDPDRYISIREADPNGKEAGLLRRWRSLAPESRELVGIELDRRYLYPTVRRILSVRNFWGLVQCVFETDRGVREVTLRDVHDNVIYLGEARVLLTDAEGNRYDIPDVAALDPDSRAQLARII